The following are from one region of the Armigeres subalbatus isolate Guangzhou_Male unplaced genomic scaffold, GZ_Asu_2 Contig521, whole genome shotgun sequence genome:
- the LOC134204346 gene encoding uncharacterized protein LOC134204346 translates to MDSDAAQNKKITRLEEEVREATAMLEEQHASYEKDLKQFYALKAKEIALELKFESWKQLYRKQEAELDQKFARMREIKLNIWDDREKFCDDSSTFVRQFSLPSTLIQLRRAERQAEDGYDARQWLVKHFDYEARLEQEAHLQKMAQVDEEIAELQQREAELDDEERELAPGLETVRRLQEAVTNSVSCLEEIQENIKVIQNRKRSSMVGAFEAREVRSILKRPSFLDRKIERKQVRFE, encoded by the exons ATGGATTCGGACGCTgctcaaaataaaa AAATTACGCGCTTGGAGGAGGAAGTGCGAGAAGCCACCGCCATGCTGGAGGAACAACACGCTTCCTATGAAAAAGATCTAAAGCAGTTCTACGCATTGAAAGCCAAGGAAATCGCCTTGGAGCTAAAATTCGAAAGCTGGAAGCAATTGTACCGCAAACAGGAAGCCGAGCTCGATCAAAAATTCGCCCGTATGCGCGAAATAAAGCTTAACATTTGGGACGATCGAGAGAAATTCTGCGATGATTCATCCACCTTCGTCCGGCAGTTCTCGCTGCCAAGCACTTTGATTCAGCTGAGGCGTGCGGAGCGGCAAGCGGAAGACGGTTATGATGCCCGTCAATGGTTGGTGAAGCATTTTGATTACGAAGCCCGTTTGGAGCAGGAAGCCCACCTGCAGAAAATGGCGCAGGTCGACGAGGAGATTGCCGAGCTTCAGCAGCGGGAAGCGGAACTGGACGACGAGGAACGGGAACTGGCCCCCGGTCTGGAAACTGTTCGGCGGCTGCAGGAAGCGGTGACTAATTCGGTTAGCTGCCTGGAGGAGATTCAGGAAAACATCAAAGTGATTCAGAATCGCAAGAGGAGCTCGATGGTTGGGGCCTTCGAGGCGAGGGAAGTGAGGTCAATTTTGAAAAGGCCTTCCTTTCTGGATAGGAAAATTGAACGCAAACAAGTGCGTTTCGAGTAG